Proteins encoded together in one Solanum lycopersicum chromosome 7, SLM_r2.1 window:
- the LOC101249661 gene encoding heavy metal-associated isoprenylated plant protein 16-like — protein MKQRVIIKLFIDRNNRKSRTKAFKIAVSQPGVESAAIKEGEDFELEIVGEHIDAVVLTNCLRKKLGHAQLLSMSPVVVVADNDNVRGGTGFNANPQTHSYPYFGVPQYQVYEVNDPNPECCSIM, from the exons ATGAAA CAAAGGGTGATTATCAAATTATTCATTGATAGGAATAATCGGAAATCTCGGACAAAGGCCTTCAAAATTGCTGTTTCTCAACCAG GTGTGGAATCAGCAGCTATAAAGGAAGGTGAAGATTTCGAATTAGAAATAGTGGGAGAGCACATTGACGCAGTAGTTCTTACTAACTGCCTCAGGAAGAAATTGGGCCACGCTCAGTTACTGAGCATGAGCCCTGTTGTCGTTGTTGCTGACAACGACAACGTGAGAGGGGGCACAGGTTTCAATGCAAATCCACAAACCCATAGTTACCCATATTTTGGGGTACCTCAATACCAAGTATATGAAGTTAACGACCCGAACCCGGAATGTTGCTCCATTATGTGa
- the LOC101250708 gene encoding heavy metal-associated isoprenylated plant protein 2-like, whose amino-acid sequence MKIKVVIDVSVNGCQPRPSLKNCILGWLKPMVPCLFKQLTCKNKVMTIAATLPGVEKVSLEEEKNLLTVIGEGIDAVELVNIIRKKVGFAKIVNQGPEPVEKKEEKTQEKKDEKVVNSCNCHSCYYNNNNNRIIPRVEMWEVDPYTSYSCW is encoded by the exons atGAAG ATAAAGGTAGTTATTGATGTGTCTGTGAATGGATGTCAACCTCGACCAAGTTTGAAGAATTGTATTTTAGGGTGGTTGAAGCCAATGGTACCTTGCTTATTTAAACAACTTACTTGCAAAAATAAAGTCATGACTATAGCAGCAACTTTACCAG GAGTGGAGAAAGTAAGTTTAGAGGAAGAAAAGAATTTGCTGACAGTGATAGGAGAGGGAATAGATGCAGTGGAGCTGGTTAATATTATTAGGAAAAAAGTGGGATTTGCTAAAATAGTGAACCAAGGTCCAGAGCCAgttgagaaaaaagaagaaaaaacacaagagaaaaaagatgaaaaagtggTTAATTCATGTAATTGTCATagttgttattataataataataataataggatAATTCCTAGGGTTGAAATGTGGGAAGTTGATCCTTATACTAGCTACTCATGTTGGTGA
- the LOC101251005 gene encoding heavy metal-associated isoprenylated plant protein 16, which translates to MKQKVVIRLSLNGNGQKDRTKAFKIAVSQSGVESAAITGDGKNQLEVVGEVDAATLTSLLRKNLGQADLVSVGPAGGDKKPAAPAPAPAAAAAAVVQSQPDSYYYVYPPYQYPVYQVTDSYGQSNCSIM; encoded by the exons ATGAAG CAAAAGGTTGTTATTAGACTATCTTTAAATGGAAACGGTCAGAAAGATCGAACCAAGGCCTTCAAAATTGCTGTTTCTCAATCAG gcgTAGAATCAGCAGCTATAACAGGAGACGGAAAGAATCAACTCGAAGTTGTGGGAGAAGTAGACGCTGCGACTCTAACGAGCTTATTGAGGAAGAATTTGGGCCAGGCGGACTTGGTTAGCGTTGGCCCGGCTGGTGGCGATAAAAAACCCGCAGCTCCAGCTCCAGCTCCGGCTGCAGCTGCAGCTGCGGTGGTACAATCGCAGCCCGACTCGTATTACTATGTTTATCCGCCTTATCAATACCCTGTTTACCAAGTTACAGATTCTTATGGTCAATCGAATTGTTCCATTATGTGA
- the LOC101251303 gene encoding heavy metal-associated isoprenylated plant protein 16-like, protein MKQKIVIRLSLNGNDQKYRTKAFKIAVSQSGVESAAITGDGKNQLEVVGEVDAATLTSLLRKNLGKADLVSVGPAGGGPAAAAAAPAVAAAAMVQSQPGSYYCAYPSYQYPVYQVTDSYGESNCSIM, encoded by the exons atgaag CAAAAGATTGTTATTAGACTATCTTTGAATGGAAATGATCAGAAATATCGAACCAAGGCCTTTAAAATTGCTGTTTCTCAATCAG gtGTGGAGTCAGCAGCTATAACAGGGGACGGAAAAAATCAACTCGAAGTTGTGGGAGAAGTAGATGCTGCGACCCTAACGAGCTTATTGAGGAAGAATTTGGGTAAGGCGGATTTGGTTAGCGTTGGCCCGGCTGGTGGTGGCCCCGCAGCTGCAGCTGCAGCTCCAGCTGTAGCTGCAGCTGCGATGGTTCAATCGCAACCAGGCTCGTACTATTGTGCCTATCCGTCTTATCAATACCCAGTTTACCAAGTTACAGATTCCTATGGTGAATCCAATTGTTCCATTATGTGA